The Nitrospirota bacterium genome contains the following window.
AACCGGAGAAGCAAGTATTGAACCACGGAAGGCGGAGAAGGGGGTGCTGTGATCTTAACCGACTTCGTGATGAGAACATTCTTGAAAAGAGGATGTCTCTGTGTACTCTGTGACTAATTCTTGGCACTACGCTGCGTGAAGCGGGGGAGGATGCATGAGTCTGTCAGAGAACGAACAGAAGCGCTATACCCGGCAGATGATGATCGAAGGCTGGGGTGAAGAGACCCAGAAGAAGCTCAAGCGATCGACGGTGTTCATCGCCGGCGCCGGCGGGCTCGGTTCGCCGGTGTCGATCTATCTTGCGGTGGCCGGCGTGGGGAACATCCGTATCTGCGATTTCGACTCGCCCGACTGGTCGAATCTGAACCGCCAGATCCTGCATGATCATTCGCGGATCGGCACGAACAAGGCGGTCTCGGCCAGGATGACGCTGGAACGGCTCAACCCGGACATCACGGTGACGGCGATCACCGACAAGATCGTGGCGGAGAATGTGGATGCCCTTGTCGGGGACTCGGCGATCATCCTCGACTGCATGGACAATTTTCCGACCCGCTTCCTGCTGAACGAGTGCGCGATCAGGAAGAAGATCCCCCTCGTGTTCGGCAGCATCTGGGGCATTGACGGAAGGCTCTCGTTCATCCAGTCCCCGGAAACGCCGTGCCTGCGCTGCATCTTTCCCGAGGCGCCGCCGAAGGAGGTATTCCCCGTTGTCGGCGCGACGCCGGCGGTGATCGGTTCGCTCCAGGCGCTCGAAGCGCTCAAGTACCTGTCCGGCACGGGTCCGAACATCAAGGGGCAGCTTCTGGTCTGGGAGGGCTCCACGACGGACTTCAGGAAGTTCAAGATCCGCAAGGACCCGGAATGTCCCACCTGCGGCACCCGCTGACGGACTTGCTTAATCGTCGTGACCGGCTATACGTGACCGCGCCTCGGGAAGCGGGAGCGTGAAAGCTCGCTATGAGCATTGGCGTGAAGCAGGAGAGCCCGTTGTTCGCGTCAATCACCCGTTGAGAATAAACGCCGTTCTCTCGAAGGGGACCTGAAAAGCGGAGTGTTTTCGCCTGTTTGACACCTGTATCTTTCTGTGCTACCTTTAAATTAAAGACAAAGGACGAAAAAGAGAGCATTTGGAGGTGCCCTTATGAGACTTCCCCTGCAGGTGACGTTCAGAAATTTCCCTCCCTCAGAAGCAATCGAGACTCAAATCAGTGAAAAAGCTACAAAACTGGACCAGTTCTTCGACCGTATCATGAGCTGCCGCGTCGTGGTTGACGAGACCCAAAAGCGGCACCGCCAGGGCAAGCTCTACGGTGTACGGATCGACATCACGGTGCCGGGTAAAGAGATCGCCGTTACGCGCGAGGAGAACATCGACGTCTATGTTGCGGTTCGCGACGCCTTTGACGCGGCATACCGGATCCTCGAAGAGCTGAGACGGCGCGAGTGGGGCGCGGTCAAGGCCCATGGCGAGGTCCCGTTCGGTCGCATCGCGCGGATCTTCCCGGATGAGAACTATGGATTCATCCAGACGCCGGACGAGCGCGAGATATATTTCCACGGCAACAGCGTGCTGAACAGCGATTTCAGCAGCCTGAAGGTGGGCATGCCGGTGTCCTATCGCGAGGAGCAGGGCGTGGAAGGCCCGCAAGCCCTGCGCGTGGCGGTCAAGCGCGCGGCGTAAGCAGAAACACAACCGATAGCGATGAGGGGAAAAACACGAAGATTCCCCGTCCTTTCCTCTCATCAGTTGCTCTGCGGATACCTCCGTCCCTAAGATACGCGGCCGTCCGGTCTCCTCCGCCCCCCTCGCGTGTTTTGTAGCTCTCCCTTTGCTGCGGAATGCCTGTCGCAATGGAGAGAAGGTGTGCTCCCCGCGTCTCTCTGCGGCGAAAAGAATCATATGCTCAGAGCGTGAACGGATTCGGGTTCTGCTTCATGGAAGATACGACAGACAACCAGGAACTCCATCATGAGATCTTCGGCTCCATTCTCGACAGGACCGAAATGACGCCGTTCCTGCTTTTGCCCGCCCGCGATTACGCCACCTCCCTCAGGCAGGCTTCCCGGATGATGGCCAATCGCGGCTTCGATGCGCAGGGCAGCGACGAACTGCGCGCGAGCGAGCGCGAGCGTGCACAGCATTACGTCCGGCGCGCCTATTCCTATCTGTTCAACGGACTCTTTCCTTTTGTGACAAAGCAGCTGGAGCGGCTTGCCGCCCTGCGGTCCCCGAACGAAGCGCTGTACCAAAGCTGCCTGCGCGGCATCGACGCGGCGTCGTCGGTCCTGCAGGACCGGACGTTCCGGCGCGTCGTGGATGAAGATCCCCGCCACCTGCTCCTGCTCGCCTCATCCCGAAAGTACCCCTTTGTATTCTCCGGATATCACGGGAAGTCCCCGGAGTTGACGGCGGAGTGGCAACTGGCCGCATGCGCCGTGCTCAAGATGTGCCATCTGATCAAGTCCGTCGAGGAGGACAGTCAGGATATCAACGATTATGCCCAGCTCGGGTTCTTCCTGGAGGGCCAGGGTCAGAGCCTCGATGATCTCTTCCATTACGATTGGGAGCATCCGGCGCATATCCCCGATAATGAGCCGGCCCAGCGGGCCTTCGTCAAGGTCTCCTCATTCTTTCACCGGCTGCGGGAATCGCTGGCCTTCGAAAGGTCGAAGGGTTGCCTGGTCTTTAACAGCGGTGACGGCGTTGATGTGGAAATAGCGGAGGTCAAGGCACGGCTCAAGAGCCCGGAAAGCATGGTCACGAAGCTGGGGAAGAACGTGGAAGGGGAGGCCTATGACATCAGGGACATCCTTGCGATCACCTTCATCCTGAAAAGCATGGACGATACGCTCAAGCTCTTTCATGCACTCCAGAAGCGCGGGGTGATCCTTCAGGAGAACACCGCCTCACACTCCATCACCCAAACACTCTTCGACGACCCGGAAAGCATGCGGGAAGCGGTGCGGAGACTGATGATCAGCCTCTCCCGGGGCAGGGGGCGAAACGAGTCCCCCGGGGAGGACGTGCTGCTTGCGAACGCTCAAAAGTTCTTTGACGCACTCGGCAGGAACGCGGATACGAACCTGCATTCCTCGCGCGGCCACAGGAAGTTCCAGTGCAAGATCGCCTTTTCCCTGCCGATCCACCGCGTGAGGCAGACCAACGAGATCATGATCCCCGGCACGCCGCTTTTTGCGGGCAGAGAC
Protein-coding sequences here:
- a CDS encoding HesA/MoeB/ThiF family protein, encoding MSLSENEQKRYTRQMMIEGWGEETQKKLKRSTVFIAGAGGLGSPVSIYLAVAGVGNIRICDFDSPDWSNLNRQILHDHSRIGTNKAVSARMTLERLNPDITVTAITDKIVAENVDALVGDSAIILDCMDNFPTRFLLNECAIRKKIPLVFGSIWGIDGRLSFIQSPETPCLRCIFPEAPPKEVFPVVGATPAVIGSLQALEALKYLSGTGPNIKGQLLVWEGSTTDFRKFKIRKDPECPTCGTR
- a CDS encoding HPF/RaiA family ribosome-associated protein; translated protein: MRLPLQVTFRNFPPSEAIETQISEKATKLDQFFDRIMSCRVVVDETQKRHRQGKLYGVRIDITVPGKEIAVTREENIDVYVAVRDAFDAAYRILEELRRREWGAVKAHGEVPFGRIARIFPDENYGFIQTPDEREIYFHGNSVLNSDFSSLKVGMPVSYREEQGVEGPQALRVAVKRAA